In one window of Leptospira sp. GIMC2001 DNA:
- a CDS encoding alpha/beta fold hydrolase, giving the protein MFRSIYFILLILAVTFCKDQTQKSNMQNNASERLNFESGYSNVNGLKMYYEIYGKGKPIVLIHGGGSTIQTSFEKIIPLLAKNRKVIAVELQAHGRTSDRDADLSFEQDAVDVFTLLNNLKIEKSDFLGFSNGGTTSLQIAIKHPNIVNKLILCSALAKRNGVPDWFWGFMQKAKLENMPKQLKEGYEKVAQDKSGMQTMHDKDAKRMLNFKDISDDKIQTIKVPTLIIIGDKDIITPEHAIELHRQISNSRLSIIPGGHGEYIGEVTTISSDFKEENLVVPMIEKFLNAEIN; this is encoded by the coding sequence ATGTTTCGATCCATTTATTTTATACTATTGATTCTCGCGGTGACTTTCTGCAAAGACCAAACACAAAAATCGAATATGCAAAACAACGCAAGTGAAAGATTGAATTTTGAAAGCGGTTATTCAAATGTGAACGGTCTCAAAATGTATTATGAAATTTATGGGAAAGGAAAACCAATTGTATTAATTCATGGTGGTGGATCTACTATTCAGACAAGTTTTGAAAAAATCATACCATTACTTGCCAAGAACAGAAAGGTAATAGCGGTTGAATTACAGGCTCATGGACGGACAAGTGATCGCGATGCTGATCTTTCATTTGAGCAAGATGCTGTCGATGTATTTACACTTCTCAATAATTTGAAAATTGAAAAATCTGATTTTTTAGGTTTTAGCAATGGAGGAACTACTAGTCTACAAATCGCGATCAAACATCCGAATATAGTTAATAAATTAATTCTATGTTCAGCTCTCGCCAAACGCAATGGTGTTCCAGATTGGTTTTGGGGATTTATGCAAAAAGCAAAGCTAGAAAATATGCCAAAGCAATTGAAAGAAGGCTACGAAAAAGTTGCCCAAGACAAAAGCGGTATGCAAACCATGCATGATAAAGATGCAAAGAGAATGTTGAATTTTAAAGATATTTCAGATGATAAAATTCAGACGATAAAAGTTCCAACCTTAATAATCATTGGCGATAAAGATATCATCACTCCTGAACATGCTATTGAATTACATAGGCAGATTTCTAATTCTCGATTATCAATTATTCCAGGCGGTCATGGTGAATATATTGGAGAAGTTACCACAATATCTTCTGATTTTAAAGAAGAGAATCTAGTTGTTCCCATGATTGAGAAATTTCTAAATGCAGAAATTAATTAA
- the betA gene encoding choline dehydrogenase, whose translation MKKEIFDFIIIGGGSAGSCLGARLSENPANKVLVLEAGRNDSIWDIFIHMPAGLATPIGNRFYDWKYESDPEPYMNGRKIYHARGKVLGGSSSINGMIFQRGNPLDYEKWGSNPGMDNWNYAHCLPYFKRMENCLASTIDDDPFRGRSGPLKLERGPGMTPLFKAFFDSVQQAGFPLTDDVNGYKQEGFALFDRNIYRGRRLSAARAYLHPNKSRKNLRIRTRAFVSKIILEGKKAVGVECSFGFGKPEIIYGKNIISCGGAFASPQLLQLSGIGNPEHLESVGVPVSHELVGVGENLQDHLEVYIQYACKKPVSMAPALKWYNKPWIGFQWLFMRKGPAATNHFEAGGFIRSNEEVKYPNLMFHFLPLAIRYDGTSISNDHGYQVHVGPMYADTIGRVRIKSADPYTKPSIQFNYLSTPRDRKEWIEAVRLARKILTQPGFDEFNDSEISPGPNVESDSEILDWVAKDAETALHPSCTCKMGIDSMSVVDPNTMKVHGMDGLYVVDASTMPSITNGNIYAPVMMVAEKASDIILGNSSLKPLNHDFYKL comes from the coding sequence TTGAAAAAGGAAATATTTGATTTTATAATAATCGGTGGAGGATCAGCAGGTTCTTGTCTAGGAGCTCGTTTGAGCGAAAATCCTGCGAATAAGGTTTTGGTTTTGGAAGCTGGGAGAAATGATTCTATCTGGGATATCTTTATTCATATGCCAGCAGGACTTGCAACTCCAATTGGTAATCGTTTCTATGATTGGAAATATGAATCGGATCCAGAGCCATATATGAATGGAAGAAAAATTTATCATGCAAGAGGTAAGGTGTTAGGTGGATCAAGTAGTATAAATGGAATGATATTTCAAAGAGGCAATCCGCTTGACTATGAGAAATGGGGATCTAATCCAGGAATGGACAATTGGAACTATGCACATTGTCTTCCTTATTTCAAAAGAATGGAAAACTGTCTTGCGTCTACGATTGATGATGACCCATTTCGAGGTCGTTCTGGTCCTTTAAAATTGGAGCGTGGACCAGGAATGACGCCATTGTTCAAAGCATTTTTTGATTCAGTTCAGCAAGCTGGATTCCCTTTAACGGACGATGTGAACGGTTATAAACAAGAAGGATTTGCTTTATTCGATAGAAATATTTATCGGGGAAGAAGACTCAGTGCTGCGCGAGCTTATCTCCATCCTAATAAATCTAGAAAAAATTTACGAATCCGAACTCGAGCTTTTGTATCAAAAATAATTCTTGAAGGTAAGAAAGCAGTCGGTGTTGAATGCTCATTTGGATTCGGAAAACCTGAGATTATATACGGTAAAAATATTATTTCCTGTGGAGGTGCATTTGCATCTCCACAGCTATTGCAATTATCCGGTATAGGCAATCCGGAACACCTGGAATCTGTTGGAGTTCCAGTCTCACATGAACTTGTTGGTGTAGGAGAAAACTTACAAGATCATTTGGAGGTATATATTCAATACGCATGTAAGAAGCCAGTCTCAATGGCTCCAGCTTTAAAATGGTACAACAAACCATGGATTGGATTCCAATGGTTGTTTATGAGAAAAGGTCCTGCAGCAACTAACCATTTCGAGGCGGGAGGATTTATTCGGAGCAATGAAGAGGTTAAATACCCCAATCTCATGTTCCATTTTCTTCCGCTTGCTATACGTTATGATGGGACTTCTATCTCAAACGATCATGGATATCAAGTTCATGTGGGTCCTATGTATGCTGATACAATCGGAAGAGTTCGAATCAAATCGGCTGATCCATATACAAAGCCTTCGATTCAATTCAATTATCTATCAACTCCTCGTGATCGTAAAGAATGGATTGAAGCTGTTCGGTTAGCACGCAAAATTTTGACACAACCTGGTTTCGATGAATTCAACGATTCAGAAATCTCGCCCGGTCCGAATGTCGAGTCAGATTCTGAAATCCTTGATTGGGTTGCAAAAGATGCAGAAACAGCTCTTCACCCTTCTTGCACATGCAAGATGGGAATAGATTCGATGTCGGTGGTTGATCCGAATACAATGAAAGTGCACGGTATGGACGGATTGTACGTTGTAGATGCCTCAACAATGCCATCTATAACGAACGGAAATATCTATGCGCCCGTAATGATGGTAGCAGAAAAAGCAAGCGATATAATTCTGGGCAATAGTTCATTGAAGCCGCTAAACCATGATTTCTATAAATTGTAA
- the betB gene encoding betaine-aldehyde dehydrogenase — MNNRPKVAYSYINGKKVQGRSTNEFDVYFPGNGEKLFSTFESSVNQIDEAVDVATIAQKSWKNFSTRDRGRILIQAAFLIRKYKQELAEMEVWDTGKPLSEALEVDIITAADALEYYGNLAITLHGDYYSLPDADIFTKVEPIGICAGIGAWNYPFQIASWKSAPALACGNAFLFKPSELTPLSAVRLAEIYEEAGLPKGLFQVLQGGANVGQALTKHQGIQKISFTGEAGTGRKIMSDSSGNLKTLTMELGGKSPLILFSDVDPNVAAKAALSANFYTQGEVCTNGTRVFVEESFLASFKKSILEFSNSIRIGNPFDLKTNVGALISKQHLSKVRDYVKSGIDQGANPIEFGELPSDPWTNGYFMKPVIFYDCQDSMKIVQEEIFGPVMSVLSFKSENEVIERANSTEFGLGAGIFTKDINRIQKFCDEIESGMIWINNYNLTPMEMPFGGTKQSGFGKENGLDALQFYTKRKSIYYSKSEVFSPF, encoded by the coding sequence ATGAATAATAGACCAAAAGTTGCATATTCTTATATTAATGGTAAAAAAGTTCAAGGTAGATCCACTAATGAGTTTGATGTATATTTTCCTGGAAATGGAGAGAAGTTATTTTCAACTTTCGAATCTAGTGTAAACCAAATAGACGAAGCAGTTGATGTTGCAACGATTGCGCAGAAGAGTTGGAAGAATTTTTCGACTAGGGATCGAGGACGCATTTTAATCCAAGCTGCATTTTTAATTCGCAAATACAAACAAGAATTAGCCGAGATGGAAGTTTGGGATACGGGAAAGCCTCTTTCAGAAGCGTTAGAGGTTGATATTATCACAGCCGCTGATGCATTAGAATATTATGGTAATCTTGCAATTACTCTTCATGGAGATTACTACTCTCTGCCTGATGCTGATATCTTCACTAAGGTTGAACCTATTGGTATCTGTGCTGGTATTGGAGCATGGAACTATCCTTTTCAAATTGCTTCCTGGAAGTCCGCTCCAGCACTAGCCTGTGGCAATGCGTTTCTATTCAAACCATCTGAACTAACGCCATTGTCTGCGGTAAGACTTGCAGAAATTTATGAAGAGGCTGGTCTACCTAAGGGTTTGTTCCAAGTTCTGCAAGGTGGTGCTAATGTTGGTCAAGCTCTCACTAAACATCAAGGAATTCAGAAAATTTCTTTTACTGGAGAGGCGGGAACCGGCAGAAAAATTATGTCAGACTCTTCTGGAAATCTCAAGACTTTAACAATGGAGTTAGGTGGTAAATCTCCATTGATACTTTTTAGTGATGTCGATCCCAATGTTGCTGCAAAAGCTGCACTTTCCGCAAATTTCTATACCCAAGGAGAAGTGTGTACGAATGGTACTCGTGTCTTTGTGGAAGAGAGCTTTCTTGCATCTTTCAAAAAATCAATTTTGGAATTTTCAAATTCTATTCGGATTGGAAATCCCTTTGATTTAAAAACAAATGTAGGTGCATTGATAAGCAAACAGCATCTTTCTAAAGTTAGAGACTATGTTAAGTCGGGGATTGATCAAGGTGCTAATCCAATTGAATTTGGCGAGCTTCCAAGTGATCCATGGACAAATGGTTATTTTATGAAACCTGTGATTTTTTATGACTGTCAAGATAGTATGAAAATTGTTCAAGAAGAGATATTCGGACCTGTGATGTCTGTGCTAAGTTTTAAGTCTGAGAATGAAGTGATTGAGAGAGCCAATTCCACAGAATTTGGATTAGGTGCTGGCATCTTCACAAAGGATATAAATCGAATTCAAAAATTTTGTGATGAGATTGAATCAGGTATGATCTGGATCAACAATTATAATTTGACGCCAATGGAGATGCCTTTCGGTGGAACCAAGCAATCGGGTTTTGGAAAGGAAAATGGTTTAGATGCTCTCCAATTTTATACAAAGAGGAAAAGTATATACTACTCGAAGTCCGAAGTATTTAGTCCGTTCTAA